In a single window of the Halalkalicoccus subterraneus genome:
- a CDS encoding TRAM domain-containing protein, with product MVSIPDRLQVLITSQLTETEERLQIEVPSELVDQATVAPGEVYQIAVLPAETENSTDNHRDTTTPVDASAAFSTGKKSEPPVTEGEIRTVTIDTLGDQGDGITRVERGFVVIVANAKPDEEVTIKIETVQSNVAFASIRERRE from the coding sequence ATGGTTTCAATTCCAGATCGGCTTCAAGTCCTCATAACGAGTCAGCTAACCGAGACAGAGGAAAGACTGCAGATCGAGGTTCCATCAGAGCTGGTCGACCAAGCGACGGTTGCTCCAGGAGAAGTCTATCAGATCGCAGTGCTTCCTGCTGAGACAGAGAATTCGACAGATAACCACCGCGACACAACAACACCTGTTGATGCTTCAGCGGCTTTCTCAACCGGCAAGAAATCGGAACCGCCAGTCACAGAAGGCGAGATTCGAACGGTGACGATCGATACGCTCGGTGATCAAGGGGATGGCATTACCCGTGTTGAACGAGGATTTGTTGTGATCGTTGCGAACGCTAAACCCGATGAAGAGGTAACAATCAAGATCGAGACCGTCCAGTCGAACGTCGCTTTTGCGAGCATTCGAGAGCGACGAGAGTAG
- a CDS encoding DUF6788 family protein: MLAAREQRRSEPVIDELPEDASVLENESDNAIYLEYRTCGDESCSCMSGDEKHGPYKYWAYRDGNTARREYLGKATKTSAE, translated from the coding sequence TTGCTTGCCGCACGTGAACAGCGTCGAAGTGAGCCAGTCATAGACGAACTACCCGAGGATGCCAGCGTTCTCGAGAATGAATCAGATAACGCTATATATCTTGAGTACCGGACCTGCGGTGATGAGAGCTGCTCATGTATGAGTGGCGATGAAAAACATGGTCCATACAAGTATTGGGCCTATCGTGACGGGAATACTGCCCGACGTGAGTACCTCGGCAAAGCAACCAAGACAAGCGCTGAGTGA
- a CDS encoding archaea-specific SMC-related protein — protein sequence MPPLQNMTADVEVENIGGIDATSVEFTPGVTILAGRNATNRTSFLQSLMAALGSDRASLKGDADHGSVSLTLDDETYTRELTRTNSDIAFAGNPYLDDPQLADLFAFLLESNPARRAVVRDDDLRELILRPVDVEEIEARISQLQAEKRSIDKQLSELSEAQREHGSLEEEHARVTTQLEDAKTDLEDARETLQTAQQSDTKNTGSDQLDELQETQSQLEDVTYNLETERESVSSLEDEHTDIEAELEDLPTIDEDELDDLASEIEQIRGRKRELDEIISQLQTVIQFNEQITDNGVTDLLGDEEAAQTEADGGSITDQLVADHSNEVTCWTCGSEVDTDQIESTVSRLQDLRQEKVQRRNELNRELEELKARRKEHTTARDKRSELEQALETTEAELADRTDRIAELESQREDLLEEIEDLESAVEADEDDEELLAAQKEVTQLELKCDRLERQRTALEDDIEELESRLEERGQLETRREEINTELEELRTHIERVEREAIEAFNEHMETVVDLLDYGNLARIWLEYRHSDGTGDGSFELHVTRQTDDGTTYEDSVRHLSESEREVTGLVLALAGYLVHDVHEEMPFILLDSLEAIDSERIAQLVKYLEEYASYIVVALLPEDADALDDEYQRITEI from the coding sequence ATGCCTCCACTCCAAAATATGACCGCTGATGTCGAGGTAGAGAATATCGGCGGTATCGATGCTACCTCTGTCGAGTTCACTCCCGGTGTTACGATCCTCGCGGGACGGAACGCAACCAATCGAACGTCGTTTCTCCAATCACTGATGGCAGCCCTCGGGAGCGACCGAGCGTCGCTCAAAGGGGACGCTGATCACGGCTCAGTGTCGCTGACCCTCGATGATGAGACCTATACTCGCGAGTTGACGCGCACAAATAGTGACATTGCGTTCGCCGGCAATCCATACCTCGATGATCCACAGCTGGCCGATCTATTCGCGTTCCTGCTTGAGTCCAATCCGGCTCGACGCGCTGTTGTTCGAGATGATGACCTCCGAGAGCTGATTCTCCGACCGGTTGATGTCGAGGAAATCGAAGCTCGGATCAGTCAATTGCAGGCCGAAAAACGCAGTATCGACAAACAACTCTCGGAACTGTCCGAAGCCCAGCGTGAACACGGTTCGCTGGAAGAAGAGCATGCACGCGTCACAACACAGCTTGAGGATGCCAAAACAGATCTCGAAGACGCGCGTGAAACACTACAGACAGCCCAGCAATCCGATACCAAAAATACAGGCTCGGACCAACTCGACGAACTGCAGGAAACACAGTCCCAGCTCGAGGATGTCACCTATAACTTGGAAACCGAGCGAGAGAGTGTTTCTTCGCTCGAAGACGAACACACCGATATCGAAGCAGAGCTTGAAGACCTCCCGACGATTGATGAGGACGAACTCGACGATTTAGCCAGCGAGATCGAGCAGATTCGGGGTCGAAAGCGGGAACTCGATGAAATTATCTCCCAGCTCCAGACAGTCATCCAGTTCAACGAGCAGATTACCGACAACGGAGTGACGGATCTTCTCGGTGATGAGGAGGCGGCTCAAACAGAAGCCGATGGTGGTTCAATAACCGATCAGTTGGTCGCGGACCACTCAAACGAGGTCACCTGCTGGACGTGTGGGTCGGAAGTCGATACCGATCAGATCGAATCAACGGTTTCACGTCTCCAAGACCTCCGCCAAGAGAAAGTCCAGCGGCGCAATGAACTCAACCGAGAACTCGAGGAGCTCAAAGCTCGGCGCAAAGAACACACTACAGCTAGGGATAAACGGTCCGAACTCGAACAAGCGCTCGAAACAACTGAAGCGGAGCTGGCTGATCGAACCGATCGGATCGCCGAACTCGAATCACAACGGGAGGATCTGCTGGAGGAGATCGAGGACTTGGAGTCGGCCGTTGAAGCTGACGAGGACGATGAGGAGCTTCTGGCGGCTCAAAAGGAGGTTACCCAACTCGAACTCAAGTGCGATCGACTCGAACGCCAGCGTACCGCACTCGAGGATGATATCGAGGAGCTCGAATCCCGACTCGAGGAGCGTGGGCAGCTCGAAACCCGTCGTGAAGAGATCAATACGGAACTCGAGGAGCTTCGAACACATATCGAGCGCGTCGAGCGTGAGGCGATCGAGGCATTCAACGAGCATATGGAGACCGTCGTCGATCTGCTTGATTATGGGAACCTCGCGCGGATTTGGCTCGAATACCGCCATTCAGACGGGACCGGTGACGGGAGTTTTGAGCTTCATGTGACACGCCAGACGGACGATGGAACGACCTACGAGGACTCCGTCAGGCATCTAAGCGAGAGCGAGCGCGAAGTAACCGGACTGGTACTCGCACTGGCAGGTTATCTCGTTCATGACGTGCACGAAGAGATGCCGTTCATCCTACTGGATTCATTGGAGGCGATTGATTCTGAACGCATTGCACAGTTAGTCAAGTATCTCGAAGAATACGCCTCCTATATCGTAGTTGCCCTTCTCCCAGAGGATGCCGACGCACTCGATGACGAGTACCAGCGGATTACAGAGATCTAG
- a CDS encoding orc1/cdc6 family replication initiation protein: MGLFERDTEIYENRDALREDYQPDQLVGRDDEIQMYQAALQPVINNEQPNNVFLYGKTGVGKTAATRYLLSHLKEDATQYEDLDLHLTFLNCDGLTSSYQIATHLVNELRDDTDQISTTGYPRATVYEMLWNELNSIGGCILIVLDEVDHVEDDSILYQLPRARANNNLTDAKIGIIGISNDFSFRDNLSPKVKSSLCEQEIHFPAYDASDLQLILKQRAAVAFHDDVLESSVIPLCAAYGAKDAGDARQSIDLLMKAGDLAREETDTTTITTPHVENGRHDLERGRIEEGISGLTQHGHLVLYSLLTLHLENETPIRSRDVRPRYTRFAQRAGRNPLVPRRMRDHLSELAMLGLVSVTERNEGRRGGTYREYTLEMDVQLILSALDEIITDVGIHDSLQDHLPAGEGDTPTTSLMEFQ, from the coding sequence ATGGGATTGTTTGAACGGGATACGGAAATCTATGAGAACCGCGATGCTCTACGAGAGGATTATCAACCTGATCAGCTCGTTGGGCGTGACGACGAGATCCAGATGTACCAAGCAGCTCTCCAGCCTGTAATCAACAACGAACAGCCAAACAATGTCTTCTTATATGGGAAAACAGGAGTTGGGAAAACTGCTGCAACTCGGTATCTTCTTTCACATCTCAAGGAGGACGCTACTCAGTACGAAGACCTCGATCTACATCTTACGTTTCTAAATTGTGACGGCCTCACATCTTCGTATCAGATTGCTACTCATCTGGTTAATGAACTCCGAGACGACACGGATCAGATTAGCACCACTGGCTATCCCAGAGCGACCGTCTATGAGATGCTCTGGAACGAACTCAATTCTATTGGTGGATGCATCCTCATCGTGTTAGATGAAGTTGACCATGTAGAAGATGATTCTATTCTCTATCAGCTGCCACGAGCCCGTGCAAACAATAACCTTACAGACGCGAAAATAGGCATTATTGGTATCTCTAACGATTTCTCGTTCCGGGATAACCTTTCTCCAAAAGTGAAGAGTTCATTGTGTGAACAAGAGATTCATTTCCCAGCGTATGATGCCAGTGACTTGCAACTGATTCTTAAGCAGCGTGCAGCAGTCGCCTTTCATGATGATGTGCTTGAGAGTTCTGTTATCCCACTTTGTGCTGCATATGGCGCGAAAGATGCTGGTGATGCACGTCAGTCGATTGATTTACTTATGAAAGCGGGCGATCTCGCTCGCGAGGAAACCGACACAACAACCATTACGACGCCTCACGTTGAGAACGGCCGCCATGACCTTGAGCGCGGTCGTATCGAAGAAGGCATTAGTGGTCTTACGCAGCACGGTCATCTGGTCCTTTACTCACTGCTCACACTACACCTTGAAAACGAGACGCCAATCAGGTCACGAGATGTACGACCACGATATACTCGATTTGCTCAACGAGCTGGTCGTAATCCGCTTGTGCCACGTCGTATGCGTGATCATCTCTCCGAGCTCGCGATGCTGGGGCTTGTTTCCGTAACTGAGCGTAATGAAGGTCGACGTGGTGGTACCTATCGTGAGTACACGCTTGAGATGGACGTCCAGCTTATTCTCTCCGCATTAGATGAGATCATTACTGATGTTGGTATTCATGACTCTCTCCAGGATCACCTTCCCGCCGGTGAAGGAGACACACCGACAACATCACTGATGGAATTCCAGTAA
- a CDS encoding type II toxin-antitoxin system VapC family toxin, translating into MTSNGPFLFDIGVTALAHAGTPVSETPLSYVKQAIRGEIEVVIPYTSLIGAHHVLSSFYGFSNEEASRLMQNFMDAKQIHWYEKTSESSVRAGFTLAADTNIEGWDGYYAQVAREESIETVLTLDDDFKQIDEFTAKVILSPEEFATLNQYLGY; encoded by the coding sequence GTGACCAGTAACGGCCCATTTCTATTCGACATCGGCGTAACTGCGCTCGCACACGCGGGAACCCCTGTGAGTGAAACCCCCCTCTCGTATGTAAAGCAAGCAATTCGTGGCGAGATCGAGGTTGTCATCCCCTATACGTCACTCATCGGAGCACACCATGTTCTATCATCATTCTATGGTTTTTCGAATGAGGAAGCGTCTCGACTGATGCAGAATTTTATGGATGCCAAGCAGATTCACTGGTACGAGAAAACATCAGAGAGCAGTGTTCGAGCAGGATTCACTCTCGCAGCTGATACCAACATCGAAGGCTGGGATGGATATTACGCGCAAGTCGCTCGCGAAGAGAGCATTGAGACCGTTCTAACTCTCGACGATGACTTCAAACAGATAGACGAATTCACTGCGAAGGTTATTCTCTCTCCTGAAGAGTTCGCCACTTTGAACCAGTACTTAGGATATTAG
- a CDS encoding AbrB/MazE/SpoVT family DNA-binding domain-containing protein — MPKVDSKGRIVLPQKIREQLGISPGTSVEVHEEEGKAVVKPEDKPEQILDRMDQIIEEATKTRSPTPYGELDPIAKDHADTVQRQAQQEQSSDQ, encoded by the coding sequence ATGCCAAAAGTAGATTCGAAGGGACGGATCGTGCTTCCCCAAAAGATACGCGAACAGCTTGGAATCTCACCTGGAACATCAGTCGAAGTTCACGAAGAAGAGGGGAAAGCAGTAGTCAAACCCGAAGACAAACCGGAGCAAATCCTAGATCGGATGGATCAAATAATCGAAGAAGCTACCAAAACCAGATCTCCAACACCATACGGAGAACTCGATCCGATAGCAAAGGATCACGCAGACACAGTACAACGGCAAGCCCAACAAGAGCAATCCAGTGACCAGTAA